In one window of Candidatus Avedoeria danica DNA:
- a CDS encoding glycosyltransferase family 9 protein, with the protein MASDRGERQPSANDGLPPGLSIVVHTGTLGDLVLTFPILRALADHGPVWAVTGWAAARLAARRVTGVVAVDGDQPRWARLFGPRPPADPELAERLAAAKRVVSFVAGPSDAWAVNVAALAPSARFAFVPPRPPDDWPGHAMEWFDARLVNAGWPAGMTQAHAATRAGRRSEDLPGGARDGGAAGPTDGPIVLHPGSGALAKCWPADRFWSLAEALRGEGRHVLVVLGEAERARWHEAEIRRWRAAYDVRLPDSLVELEALLGDAGAYVGNDSGPTHLAAAMGVPTVALFGPTPPHVWRPIGPRITVLAPPSPSAMGWLAVDPVAQAVAAALDLPRGAPPTADEPQRQAPRSA; encoded by the coding sequence ATGGCTTCTGACCGCGGCGAGCGTCAGCCCAGTGCCAACGACGGCCTGCCGCCCGGCCTGTCGATCGTCGTCCACACCGGCACGCTCGGCGACCTCGTGCTCACGTTTCCGATCCTGCGCGCGCTCGCGGATCACGGCCCGGTCTGGGCGGTCACCGGCTGGGCGGCCGCCCGCCTGGCTGCCCGCCGGGTAACCGGCGTCGTCGCCGTCGACGGGGACCAACCGCGCTGGGCGCGGCTCTTCGGCCCGCGGCCGCCGGCCGATCCCGAGCTGGCCGAGCGACTGGCGGCCGCGAAGCGCGTCGTCTCGTTCGTGGCCGGGCCGTCCGATGCGTGGGCGGTGAACGTGGCTGCGCTCGCGCCGAGCGCACGGTTCGCATTCGTGCCCCCGCGGCCACCTGACGACTGGCCGGGGCATGCGATGGAGTGGTTCGACGCGCGGCTCGTCAACGCCGGCTGGCCGGCAGGGATGACGCAAGCCCACGCCGCGACGCGCGCCGGCCGCCGGAGCGAGGACCTGCCCGGCGGCGCGAGAGACGGAGGCGCCGCCGGGCCGACCGACGGCCCGATCGTCCTCCATCCGGGCAGCGGCGCGCTTGCCAAGTGCTGGCCGGCGGACCGCTTCTGGTCGCTGGCGGAGGCGCTGCGCGGCGAGGGTCGTCACGTTCTCGTCGTGCTCGGCGAGGCTGAGCGGGCGCGCTGGCACGAGGCCGAGATCCGGCGGTGGCGTGCGGCGTACGACGTTCGATTGCCCGACTCGCTCGTCGAGCTTGAGGCGCTCCTCGGCGACGCCGGCGCCTACGTCGGCAACGACAGCGGTCCCACTCACCTCGCCGCGGCGATGGGGGTGCCCACCGTCGCGCTGTTCGGCCCGACGCCGCCGCACGTGTGGCGCCCGATCGGGCCGCGCATCACCGTGCTCGCCCCACCGTCCCCATCGGCGATGGGTTGGCTGGCCGTCGATCCGGTGGCCCAAGCGGTGGCGGCCGCTCTCGACTTGCCGAGAGGTGCGCCCCCAACGGCGGACGAACCGCAGCGGCAAGCGCCACGGTCCGCGTGA
- a CDS encoding VWA domain-containing protein, with amino-acid sequence MRAAVAWPVLWTRFPRPALTRAALAVAAALLYATALRDPRCPPPDGAPCRPPAVHAEDGVDALPQWERLGQVGGAPTAIAVEGRLAVLGVAEVVWVVDLTVDNRPRVIGRTGLLGSTVVDLAIVGRTAVAALGDGGLVFIDIAEPTAPSETARLEGVASTLAVAGDRLVACGGHACRIVRVAAEEPPDVVGTVAFGEPVGPVAAEGQRAYVAVEPASDAGSPMLHVVDIADPAGPQTLLTKALVPSAVRGLGVTGSWLYVVQESGVLRAYDLSTEGPPVPRGGVLLPSGVSSTGVRPMAVAGERVYVASGLEVSAVDISQPTAPRFLGATPVDGLVAAIGASPGRVYVANHADLLGGRRAFHGLEILAAAIDGGAQPLGSLDEAWHAYGVALHRERYAVVAAGRSGLRVVDVEAAGGPREIAAWIGAAELVDVVLAGDVAFAADASTGAMLQLIDLSDPALPRAIGALREPAPRASAVVRIGRFVAVGLEPRQLVLLDASDPRAPRHVMQLDLPGATLALATFGSRLYVLTGRPARTPSLLVLDVAADGRVAVRSSAVLDLPLLERSLFGLAAGADAVVVSTEGLVVTLDADGLPPQAHGRLSLAHAAVAVAGSGGRMIAVGGGLSLIDVADVDEPRLIASVPWNAGWPEVRNAVAFGSEIVAAAQWDAGLAIARLSPAGWLPDGPAEPPTAPAPPTDEPTATSAATASTEPPRTAEPTPSIDPTVEATTSGDPTPSSTPSAPVDPTPPTPPTETPPATVGPPSATPSASQATATPRAATATRRPSATARPTSDPLQARTIYLPLLVTEACPPKDVFSDIVLVIDASTSMALLTPGGQQKIDAALDAVWTFLDGLRLQGGGDRAAIVTFNRTAATLQELTGERRRLVSALRRVSLAANSRVDAGILAAAAELSAHGRDTATKAMIVLSDGKANPVSSATVVSAAQSARRMGFGLFVVGIGPDMDAPTLRAMAGVATRFFPAPDPDQLRPIYAHLVRTVPCPASGYWGRR; translated from the coding sequence ATGCGTGCAGCTGTCGCCTGGCCTGTCCTATGGACGAGGTTCCCCCGCCCGGCGCTGACGCGCGCCGCGCTCGCCGTGGCCGCGGCCCTCCTGTATGCGACCGCGCTTCGGGATCCGCGCTGCCCACCGCCCGACGGCGCGCCGTGCCGTCCCCCTGCAGTCCACGCCGAAGACGGTGTCGACGCGCTCCCCCAGTGGGAACGCCTTGGACAGGTCGGCGGCGCGCCGACGGCGATCGCCGTCGAAGGTCGCTTGGCGGTGCTCGGCGTCGCCGAGGTCGTCTGGGTCGTGGACCTTACGGTCGACAACCGTCCGCGCGTGATCGGGCGCACCGGGCTGCTTGGCTCCACCGTCGTGGATCTCGCGATCGTCGGCCGCACCGCGGTCGCGGCCCTCGGCGACGGCGGGCTCGTGTTCATCGACATCGCCGAACCCACGGCGCCGTCCGAGACGGCGCGCCTGGAGGGAGTGGCGAGCACGCTGGCCGTCGCCGGCGATCGGCTCGTCGCGTGCGGCGGCCATGCATGTCGCATCGTGCGCGTCGCCGCGGAGGAGCCGCCGGATGTCGTTGGGACGGTGGCCTTCGGCGAACCCGTCGGGCCCGTCGCAGCGGAAGGACAGCGCGCATACGTGGCCGTCGAACCCGCGAGCGACGCCGGCAGCCCGATGCTGCACGTCGTCGACATCGCCGATCCTGCTGGCCCGCAGACGCTGCTGACGAAGGCGCTCGTGCCGAGCGCGGTGCGCGGTCTCGGCGTGACGGGCAGTTGGCTGTATGTCGTACAGGAGTCAGGCGTCCTGCGCGCGTACGACCTGAGCACCGAAGGACCGCCGGTGCCCCGCGGCGGCGTGCTCCTGCCGTCGGGGGTGTCGTCCACCGGCGTCCGCCCGATGGCCGTCGCCGGCGAACGGGTGTACGTGGCGTCCGGACTCGAAGTCAGCGCCGTCGACATCTCCCAGCCCACCGCACCGCGCTTTCTCGGCGCAACGCCGGTCGACGGCCTCGTCGCGGCCATCGGCGCCTCGCCTGGCCGCGTGTACGTCGCCAACCATGCCGACTTGCTCGGGGGGCGCCGCGCGTTCCACGGCCTCGAAATCCTGGCGGCGGCGATCGATGGCGGGGCGCAGCCGCTCGGGAGCTTGGACGAGGCATGGCACGCGTACGGTGTCGCGCTGCACCGCGAGCGCTATGCCGTCGTTGCGGCCGGTCGAAGCGGCCTGCGCGTCGTCGATGTCGAGGCCGCCGGCGGGCCGCGCGAGATCGCGGCCTGGATCGGCGCGGCCGAGCTCGTGGATGTCGTGCTGGCGGGCGACGTCGCGTTCGCCGCCGATGCCTCGACCGGGGCGATGCTCCAGCTCATCGACCTCTCGGATCCGGCGCTGCCGCGCGCGATCGGCGCGCTGCGCGAGCCGGCGCCGCGCGCCAGCGCCGTCGTGCGGATCGGTCGCTTCGTGGCGGTCGGCCTCGAGCCGCGCCAACTCGTGCTGCTGGACGCCTCCGATCCGCGCGCGCCGCGCCACGTCATGCAGCTGGACCTGCCCGGCGCCACGCTGGCGCTGGCGACCTTCGGCTCACGGCTCTACGTTCTGACCGGCCGCCCGGCCCGCACGCCGTCCCTGCTCGTGCTGGACGTGGCTGCCGACGGCCGCGTCGCGGTGCGCAGCAGCGCCGTTCTGGACCTGCCGCTGCTCGAGCGCTCCCTGTTCGGCCTTGCGGCCGGCGCCGACGCCGTCGTCGTGAGCACCGAGGGCCTCGTCGTCACGCTCGACGCCGATGGCCTGCCGCCGCAGGCGCACGGCCGGCTGAGCCTGGCGCATGCGGCCGTCGCGGTGGCCGGCAGCGGCGGCCGAATGATCGCCGTCGGGGGCGGGTTGTCGTTGATCGACGTCGCCGACGTCGACGAGCCGCGCCTGATCGCCTCCGTCCCATGGAACGCGGGCTGGCCGGAGGTCCGCAACGCCGTCGCCTTCGGCAGCGAGATCGTCGCGGCGGCGCAATGGGATGCCGGGCTTGCGATCGCGCGCCTCTCGCCCGCCGGTTGGCTGCCGGACGGGCCGGCCGAGCCGCCGACGGCGCCGGCGCCCCCGACGGACGAGCCCACCGCCACGTCGGCCGCCACCGCGTCGACCGAACCGCCGCGGACGGCCGAGCCGACGCCGTCCATCGATCCGACCGTGGAGGCCACGACATCCGGCGACCCGACGCCGTCGTCCACGCCGAGCGCGCCGGTCGATCCGACGCCTCCCACTCCGCCGACCGAAACGCCGCCGGCGACGGTTGGCCCGCCGTCGGCGACACCGTCCGCGTCGCAAGCCACCGCGACACCGCGCGCCGCGACCGCGACGCGCCGCCCGAGCGCGACCGCGCGCCCGACATCCGACCCGCTGCAGGCGAGGACGATCTACCTGCCGCTGCTCGTGACGGAGGCGTGCCCGCCCAAGGACGTCTTCAGCGACATCGTCCTCGTCATCGACGCCTCGACGAGCATGGCCCTCCTGACGCCCGGCGGACAGCAGAAGATCGATGCCGCGCTCGACGCGGTCTGGACGTTCCTCGACGGCCTGCGGCTGCAGGGCGGCGGGGATCGGGCGGCCATCGTCACGTTCAACCGCACGGCGGCCACGCTGCAAGAGCTGACGGGTGAGCGCCGACGGCTCGTGTCTGCCCTTCGACGGGTTTCGTTGGCGGCCAACTCGCGGGTCGACGCCGGGATCCTCGCGGCCGCCGCCGAACTCAGCGCGCACGGGCGCGACACCGCCACGAAGGCGATGATCGTCCTGTCCGACGGCAAGGCGAACCCGGTCTCGTCCGCCACGGTCGTCAGCGCCGCCCAGTCGGCACGGCGGATGGGCTTCGGCCTGTTCGTCGTCGGTATCGGGCCGGACATGGACGCCCCGACGCTCCGGGCGATGGCCGGCGTGGCCACCCGCTTCTTCCCGGCGCCCGATCCGGACCAGCTCCGTCCGATCTACGCCCATCTCGTGCGCACGGTGCCGTGCCCGGCGTCGGGCTACTGGGGCCGCCGGTGA
- a CDS encoding DUF3524 domain-containing protein codes for MRGLLLQPYDAGSHRAWADGYLRHSEVDWRALRLPGRFWKWRMHGAAVVFAERLGADRDAPDVVLTTDMLDVATWRGLAPWPSRPPLVLYMHENQLAYPAASIDADWTPSRQRRAARPDVRYAWLNITAALAADTVAWNSAHNRDSFLEAVPAFLRQFPDAVPDHIPHTIAAKSTVLPLGIDLWPTAPRTDDDAVRRPRLVWNHRWEHDKDPDAFVALLSRLVALDIPFDVALLGETFGRAHPARRLAVNVLGDRLAHDGFVVDVGAYRAELARSDVVVSTARHEFFGASVCEAVWAGAWPVLPHGLGYGEWLPAAMRSAVIYHDADELLALTVRALQAAATPGNRAARRRPHGVLRAAIAPLAWPVMAPRYDALLADAVRRAHVVSGGTAEAHRARPAMGRCP; via the coding sequence ATGCGCGGACTGCTCCTCCAGCCCTACGACGCCGGCTCGCATCGCGCTTGGGCGGACGGATACTTGCGCCACTCCGAGGTCGACTGGCGCGCACTGCGCCTGCCGGGTCGATTCTGGAAGTGGCGGATGCATGGCGCCGCCGTCGTGTTCGCCGAGCGACTGGGCGCTGACCGTGACGCGCCGGATGTCGTCCTGACAACCGACATGTTGGACGTGGCCACGTGGCGCGGCCTGGCACCATGGCCGTCGCGGCCCCCGCTTGTGCTCTACATGCACGAGAACCAGCTCGCCTACCCCGCGGCCTCGATCGACGCCGATTGGACGCCGTCGCGGCAGCGGCGGGCGGCACGCCCGGACGTCCGATACGCTTGGTTGAACATCACTGCCGCGTTGGCTGCCGACACCGTGGCATGGAACTCCGCGCACAACCGCGACTCGTTCCTGGAAGCTGTGCCCGCATTCCTCCGCCAGTTCCCGGACGCCGTGCCCGATCACATTCCGCACACCATCGCCGCCAAGAGCACGGTGCTGCCGCTCGGCATCGACCTCTGGCCGACGGCACCCCGGACCGACGACGACGCGGTGCGTCGGCCGCGCCTGGTCTGGAACCACCGCTGGGAGCATGACAAGGACCCCGATGCGTTCGTGGCACTCTTGTCGCGCCTCGTCGCTCTCGACATCCCGTTCGATGTCGCCCTCCTCGGCGAGACGTTCGGCCGTGCCCACCCTGCGCGTCGCCTGGCCGTCAACGTCCTCGGCGACCGGCTGGCGCACGACGGGTTCGTCGTCGACGTCGGGGCCTACCGCGCCGAACTCGCGCGCAGCGATGTCGTCGTGTCCACCGCGCGCCACGAGTTCTTCGGGGCGAGCGTGTGCGAGGCGGTTTGGGCGGGGGCGTGGCCCGTCCTGCCGCACGGGCTCGGGTACGGCGAGTGGCTGCCCGCCGCCATGCGTTCGGCGGTCATCTACCACGACGCCGACGAGCTGCTGGCGCTGACGGTCCGTGCGCTGCAGGCCGCCGCAACGCCGGGCAACCGCGCGGCACGGCGGCGGCCGCACGGCGTGCTGCGCGCCGCGATCGCGCCGCTGGCGTGGCCGGTCATGGCGCCCCGCTACGACGCGCTGCTGGCCGACGCCGTTCGCAGGGCGCACGTGGTCAGCGGCGGCACGGCAGAAGCCCACCGTGCCAGGCCGGCGATGGGCCGTTGCCCGTGA